GGAAATTAGCATATTGATTGTAGAAGATGAAAAGAATATCCGCGAACTTCTGAAAGATATCCTGCTTCCTTACTACCAGGTTCGGGAAGCAGCCGACGGGGAAGAGGCGCTGAAAGAAATCGAACAGAAACAGCCAAATATTATTATCAGCGATGTATTGATGCCCAGGCTGGACGGCATCACTCTGACGGATATATTGAAAGCCAACGAGCGGACTGCCCACATTCCGATTATCCATATCTCCGCCAAGAACTCCATCGAAGACCAGATTAACGCTTACAATCATGGAACGGACTTATATATCCCCAAACCTTTCCATCCGAGACATGTATTGAGCGCGGTAGAGAATATGATTAATAAATACTCTCTGATGAAAGAGTATTTCAAATCCGGCCGTTCCTCTCTCATCGTAAGGAATGGAATCACCATGCATAAAGAGGATGAGCTGTTACTGGACAAGATTATCAAATTCATCGAAGATAATATTGACGACGAATCCATAAACCCGGATTCTCTCGCAGACTTTATAGGAGTAAGCAAAGCGGGATTGTACCGTAAACTCAAAGAATTGACGGAAAAGACACCAAGCGAATTTGTCCGTACCATCCGCCTGGAATATGCAGCGGGACTATTAAAGACCACCAAACTCACCGTTACTGAGATTATGTATAAATCGGGCTTCTCAAACAAGTCTTATTTCTACCGGGAGTTTGCCAAGTTATACAACACTTCTCCCAAAGAATACAGGAGCGGACAGACAGAAGAAAAAGATACTTAATAACCATCTAACAATAAAAAACAATGAGAAAACTTTTTATTGTATTGGCGCTCTGCGGTGTGTCAATACTGAATGCACAGCAACTGAATGTCGCTTCTTATAATGTACGAAACAGTAACCCGAACGATGCCAAAGCCGGAAACGGCTGGGAACAGCGTTGCCCGGTACTCACCCAGTTAATCACCTTTCATGACTTCGATATATTCGGAGCACAGGAAGTGAAACATAACCAACTGGAAGATATGTTGAATGCCTTGCCGCAATACAGTTATATAGGCGTAGGACGGGATGACGGGAAAACGAAAGGGGAATATGCGCCTATCTTCTACCGGAAGGATAAATTCAAGCTACTCAAGTCCGGGAATTTTTGGTTATCGGAAGATACCTCGAAGCCGAATAAAGGATGGGATGCAGCCTATACCCGCATCTGTACATGGGGAGAATTCAAGGATATTACAGGCAAGTTCAGATTCTGGTTCTTTAACCTGCACATGGACCATATCGGAGTAGTGGCACGTCGCGAAAGTGCCAAGCTGGTTATCAGTAAGATTAAAGAGATGTGTGGCAAAAACCCCGTCATACTCACCGGAGATTTCAATGTAGACCAGACCAGCGAAAGCTACCAAGTACTTCATGAATCCGGAATATTATCAGACTCTTATGAGGTCGCGCAACTGAGATATGCAACTAATGGAACATGTGCGGGATGGAATCCGAACACATATACTCCCAACCGTATCGACCATATCTTCGTTACTAAAAACTTCGCTGTTGAGAAGTACGGAGTGCTGACAGATACTTACCGAATTAAAAACGAAGCTACCGGAAAGTATGAGGCACGCATCCCTTCAGACCATTTTCCCGTGAAGGCAGTATTGAGGTTTAATAAAAAGTTAGATGATAGAGAAATCGCTGAAAATCTTGTTTCTTCAAGATGAAAAAGCTATCTTTGTGCATCAGCCGTAATTATTACGATGGTAATAATTACGGCAGTAATAATTCGTTGGACAATAATTAGAAAGAATGTCCACAAGCTATCACCCTGCTTAAATTATCCTTTGGTGAAATTGAGGATATAAGAAAAGATATGTAAGAACTATTAAACAGAGAAGAAGGCAATGAAATTTTATAATAGAGAAAAAGAATTAGACGCACTGAATAAAGTAAGGGAGCTATCCTTCAATAACCACTCGATGTTTACTGTGTTGACTGGTAGACGCCGGATTGGAAAAACTCTTCTAATAAAGAAGAGTTGTGACGGCACTCCTACTGTCTATTTGTTCGTTTCCCGAAGCAACGAGGCAGCTTTGTGCCGAAGTTATGTTGATGAGATCAGGACTGCATTGAATGTTTTCGTACCGGAGGGAATAAATACTTTTTCAGATATTTTTCAGTACCTGATGGATACTGGTACGCGAATGAAATTCAACCTGGTAATAGATGAGTTTCAAGAATTCTTTTTTATCAATCCTGAAGTTTACAGTAAAATGCAAAACATCTGGGATGAATATCGCCTGAAATCAAATGTTAATCTAGTGGTGAGTGGTTCTGTATATACCTTGATAACAAAGATTTTCAAAGACGAGAAAGAACCTTTATTCGGTCGTGCAGATCGAATACTAAAACTGATGCCTTTTACCACATCGGTCTTGAAAGAGATTCTGGCTGACTATGCCGGAGAGTGCTCCAATGAGGAACTATTGGCACTCTACACGTTCACCGGTGGTGTTCCCAAATACGTTGAAATGATTATAGACAACGGAGACTATTCGATTCAAGGGATGGTTAATTTTATGATAAAGCAAGATTCTCCCTTCCTCACTGAAGGCAAAAATCTGCTAATTCAAGAATTAGGAAAACAGTATGGAAACTATTTTTCAATACTTACGTTTATAGCCAACGGTAATACAACCATTTCAGAAATGGAGAGTATGATGGGTAATATTAGTCTGTCAGGGCAACTGAAACGTTTGGAAGAAGATTATGAGATTATCAGAAAGAAGCGTCCTATTTTTGCCAAAGATGCCACAAAAAATGTCAGATATGAAATCTCAGACATATTCTTGCGGTTCTGGTTCCGTTATTTTATAAAGTATCAGAAACTAATCGAATTGCAGAATTATAAGGTTCTAAGTGAAATCATTATAAATGATTTCCCGACATATTCCGGTGAAACATTAGAAAAGTATTTCCGCCAGAAGATGATCGAAAGCCAGGAGTTTATTGATATTGGTTCATGGTGGGCCGGAAAGAATAATACAGATCAAAACGAGATCGACATTATTGGCATTTATTCTGATTCCAAACGTGCATTAGTGGCCGAAGTGAAACGGCAACGTAAGAACTTCAAACCGGAGTTACTTCAGCAAAAGATAGAATTCATTCGTACTAAAATCCTGTCTAAATATGAGATAGAAAGTCGCTGCTTTAGTATGGAAGATATGTAGTACTATTGGAAAAAGAACCTGGTATCCTAACAGGATTTCGATGTTCTATTTTTCATATTCCGCAGGGAAGTAACCAGTTAAAAAGTAACGAACCAGAAAATAAACTGCATAAATAAATGCATGAGCATGCAAAAAGATAGTCCAATATTGCATAAAATCAAACAGGATATGCATCTTTCTCTATTCGGAAACCGTTCATTTCTTTAAAACCAACGAAGTGTTCCTCGGTGTGCATCGACTTGTTCCTCACCGGGGAAGCTATCGTTTCCCGGTGAGGAAGATAAAAATGGGCTATTAAGAAGCTTTTTCTCTCTAGTTTATCATAATATATCGGAAAGAAAAAAACAATAAAATGATTTATTATTCGGATATTTACTCTCCGAATAACAAAAATAGTCGAGAAACGATTACAGTTTGATTAGTATATTCTCAAAAAAGCAGAAAGAAAGAATCACATAACAACAAATACATGACATTTTCCTGCTTCTCTTTACCAAGCTGCAATTCACGTCCTTCTCCGATGATTAAATATTCCTTTTTTAAGAATCATCGTTTTTTAAGAAGGATACTGATTTCTTCAAAAAGCTCTTTCAACTTTTATCCTTCAATAGTTCTTTTGTCTTATCCGCCAAAAACAGAGGAATATTAATCAAATTACCATCCTGTTTCAAATTTAGCATTGAGTACCGAATCCGACAAGCGGGCTGAAAAAGTTTCTCATACTGAATCAAACTTTTACCTGTTATACTTTGGTCTGCTTTCACTTCTATCGGATAAATATGATTGCCATATTGAAGTAGAAAATCCACCTCAGCCTTATTACCGGAAGTCCAATACCTGAAAGATGCCTGGAACTGCGCCGTAAGACTCTGCAATACATAATTTTCTGCCAAAGCTCCCTTATATTCCGTATATCCGGGGGTAGACAGAAGCAAAACACTTGCGTCCAACTCTGACAACAGTCTCAACAGTCCTACATCTAATGCGTAAAGTTTAAATGTACTCAAATCATCATACGCTTTCAATGGCAATTTGGGTGACTTACTCAATACAACCTTATTGATAAGTCCCGCCTGCTCCAACCACAGAATAGCATCTTCATACTCACGGGCACGGGCGCCCGGGCGTACTAACTGATAAACAAATTTACGATTTTCCTTTGCCAATTGTGAAGGCAGGGAATTCCATACATAATTGATGCGGGGAGCTAATGCCGGCGTAGTATGTTTTACAAAATCCAATGCATAATCATTCAAGATATCCCGAAGTGCCGAATCCACTTTCTCCATATCATTGAAGTCAATCATCAGAGTAGCAGGTTCGGGCATACCGCCACAGATGGAATAGGCAATAAATGACTCCCGCAACTTATCAAAAAATATCTGAGGAAGAGGAGCTATCTCCTTAATGGAACACATATACTCATACATGTTCGGGTCTTTTGTCTTCAGAAACTCCGTATAAGTAAGCGGATACATGGACAAATGATTTACCTTTCC
The DNA window shown above is from Bacteroides faecium and carries:
- a CDS encoding ATP-binding protein → MFERDIIKQLAAWKIDANRKPLVIHGARQVGKTWALKYFGKEYFEDVAYFSLDKDESGLCDIFKTTKDPGRIIQQLSFLHGRKINPQTTLLILDEIQECNEALNALKYFCEEAPEYAVACAGSLLGIYLNHIGNSFPVGKVNHLSMYPLTYTEFLKTKDPNMYEYMCSIKEIAPLPQIFFDKLRESFIAYSICGGMPEPATLMIDFNDMEKVDSALRDILNDYALDFVKHTTPALAPRINYVWNSLPSQLAKENRKFVYQLVRPGARAREYEDAILWLEQAGLINKVVLSKSPKLPLKAYDDLSTFKLYALDVGLLRLLSELDASVLLLSTPGYTEYKGALAENYVLQSLTAQFQASFRYWTSGNKAEVDFLLQYGNHIYPIEVKADQSITGKSLIQYEKLFQPACRIRYSMLNLKQDGNLINIPLFLADKTKELLKDKS
- a CDS encoding endonuclease/exonuclease/phosphatase family protein; amino-acid sequence: MRKLFIVLALCGVSILNAQQLNVASYNVRNSNPNDAKAGNGWEQRCPVLTQLITFHDFDIFGAQEVKHNQLEDMLNALPQYSYIGVGRDDGKTKGEYAPIFYRKDKFKLLKSGNFWLSEDTSKPNKGWDAAYTRICTWGEFKDITGKFRFWFFNLHMDHIGVVARRESAKLVISKIKEMCGKNPVILTGDFNVDQTSESYQVLHESGILSDSYEVAQLRYATNGTCAGWNPNTYTPNRIDHIFVTKNFAVEKYGVLTDTYRIKNEATGKYEARIPSDHFPVKAVLRFNKKLDDREIAENLVSSR
- a CDS encoding ATP-binding protein — protein: MKFYNREKELDALNKVRELSFNNHSMFTVLTGRRRIGKTLLIKKSCDGTPTVYLFVSRSNEAALCRSYVDEIRTALNVFVPEGINTFSDIFQYLMDTGTRMKFNLVIDEFQEFFFINPEVYSKMQNIWDEYRLKSNVNLVVSGSVYTLITKIFKDEKEPLFGRADRILKLMPFTTSVLKEILADYAGECSNEELLALYTFTGGVPKYVEMIIDNGDYSIQGMVNFMIKQDSPFLTEGKNLLIQELGKQYGNYFSILTFIANGNTTISEMESMMGNISLSGQLKRLEEDYEIIRKKRPIFAKDATKNVRYEISDIFLRFWFRYFIKYQKLIELQNYKVLSEIIINDFPTYSGETLEKYFRQKMIESQEFIDIGSWWAGKNNTDQNEIDIIGIYSDSKRALVAEVKRQRKNFKPELLQQKIEFIRTKILSKYEIESRCFSMEDM